CATCGTGTGGTGATGCTTTTTTCGTCTGAAGAGTTGACCAGTTTCTTCCACTGGTCATAAATAGGGTGGTGGTGAAAACGTGAAAACTTGTGCAAGCGCAATGTAAAGCCTATCAGGGTTCACtcaagtaaaatttcccatttgCCATGACCTGTACATATTCGTACCACTTCAATCCTCTTCTAAAATGGTAAGCAGTAATATTCAGGTCAACTAGATAGAATGAACAAATGGAAAGAAATCTTTTACAAATGGCTGCATTTTCATTGGTCTTCATCATTGGCCGTTCATAAATGTCAGTCCCAGTAACAATTACATTGTGGCCTAATAAAGCTACCCAGTAGGCGTGGACCATTTCTAGTGCAATATTTTCATCTAGCAAAAAACACTGGATTGAATGCTTATCCATTTCATTGAAATAAGGCTGGCCTAACAAAGCTACCCAGGTGGGGTGGACCATTCCTAGTGCACATTTTCCTCTATCAAGAATCACTGGATTGAACGCTTATCCATTTCATCGAAACAAAGCTGGAAATACAAAGCGAAACTGCATGTGCATACACATGCACAGTAACCCAGACAGTATGGTGAAGTAAGCATGCTCATACCTGGGCCCATGCAGGACAGCATGATCAACTCTGGCCAACACTAATAATTCTCATTATACTTTTAAAAGTTTTTCCTTTTGTTGGTGGCTCATgttgggtttcatctctagcctgcTCCAACTTGATTGGGATTAAAAAGTTTTGTTGCTACTGGTGGTGGTGGTTATAAACCGATATGTGTAAACTTTAGAGCATAACAAGATTGATGCATAAATGAAGAATTGGACTGCTTTCTTAAACGTGCAATTACCAAAAATACAAGTATATGTAAATTTTATTGGGACATGATCAAATCAGTAACAAAATGAGAGCATCAGTCTATAATAGCATTCATCTTCGAAACCACAACCTCACCTTAGGATTAATACAACCACAAGCAAGTAGCACATCATTCCCTATTTTGTTCGTTTGAGTTTCTAATTAACTAGTCTGTACAAATATGCCCCAAGTGATAATTCGCAGTGCTCTCGATCAACAATTACATCTTCTAATATTAGATTATCATGGGTGGGAACGTAATCCCCTTGGCTGCGGGCTGCGGGAAGATAAGTTTCACCAAGCGCCATGCAGTAGCATGTCACCACAATTCAATAATTTATACCACCACAACACAACCAATCCCTTCTAAGCTCAACTCGAATGAAAGTTAATAATGAGCGTCACAGCCACAAATGAAACCAAATGGTAGTGGAGGGTTTTTACTTAAAATGTTCAGCGCAGCGTCACTAATCGCAATGTTTAGTGTAACAATCACGGTTCAGTTTGAAATGTTTCCGGATATATGAGTGGATAAGTGATGATTTGGGACCTCGGGAATGGCACACCAGTACAGCATCCAAGTCAGTCTGTTCAAAATCATAAAATCCTAGAGGAACAGCGGGAGATCAGATCATGATATCTTCCCTGGGAATTGGGATAGAGAGAAATGACATAGAGTTGCGCCACCCcacacccacccacccacccaacCCAACCCCCAATCGAGCACCAGAAACGGAGCGACCCCAATCGATCACCACGAATGGAGGAAcaggtgagagagagagagagagagggcagGGCCCGGGGCCTGACCTGGCAGATGTCGCACTTGGGCACGGCGGGCGTCGCCGTCGCCACGGCGTCGGCGTCCGAGAGCAGCGGCACCCGCTGGTGCTTCCCCGCGAGCTTGTTGGCGGCGTGCACCTCCTCGTCGCAGGCCGCGCAGAGCGCCGCCTCGTCCGCGCAGCACAGCACCCGCGCCTCCGCGGCCCCGCACGCGTTGCACTGGATCTTCATCCCCGTACACGCTAGGGTttcagagggcggcggcggcggcggcgaggggactCGGCTGGATGGGATTGGATCGGGCTCCCCACTCCTCTTTTCTCCACCAATACGGCTCGCGCGAGCTTTTAAGCGAGGGGAGATACGGTTGCGAGGTGCGAGGGCGCCGCTGCGTTGATTGGGTGCGCGCTTTGTTTAATCCGTGGTGGGGTGTGGTTGCTTTCGGTGGCCGGGGCGGGCTGGTGGTGATTTTAGCAGCCGCTGGCGAGCGACTGCGAGAGGGGGCAGGCAAGGGGGGACGACGAGAATGAGACGAAGCGGTGGTCAAAGCGCACAGCAGGACCGGCGGCGGGTGCGCGGGGGAGGCGTCAGTGCCGAGAGGCCGACGCGGGCACTGGCGCAGGCTGCTGGTGCtggacagaggaggggaggagtgGCCGCGTGGAACCGTGGAGGCGCTCCGCCTCCGCGTCTCGCTCGATGTCGGCACCTCACCGCTCCCGGCGGCCAACCTGACCTGCCCGTTGGCGCCAAATTTTGCCTTTTCCGGGTCGAGGGCCGGTGCCGTCTCGCCCCGCGTCTTTGATGATCTTTTCGGGACGCAATTGGCATGGCATTTGCTATGGCCTATGGATCATAAAAATCTGGATTTCGCGATCATTTTTAAGTCCCAAGTGGGCAAGTGTTACAGAAAATGCATTACGGAAGTTGTGTCATTAGCTCTACGACGGTGGTGGTTTTTTGGGGGGGGAAATCAAAGGTCGACTGGAGCCAGCATAGATATCGAGGGGTGGTAAAGGATCTCTGGATAATTTAAGTATCGTTCTCtaattttatataattttaaattaaaaatatataaatatcaACTTGGATCGTTAAAAGATCTAAGACCACTAGAATTATAATCCGTTACCATCCTTAGATATCAACCATATATATTGGACTTTCGCTAAAGATATCAACATTTCCATGGTCATATATCGCACTTTCTCTAAAGATACACACATAGACCCTTTCTCCGGTGCCTTTTAAAACCTGTCGCAGCTGTTTTTGAGATTGCACGAAGGTGCGAATGGAGAATTACGCTATTGCTGGATAGCTGAAGTTGTTCCTTCGACAACTAGTCAAGTTCCAACGACCTACAGCCAGCTCAAACGCCAAGACGCGCGCCttccagaaaagaaaaaaaaaagaactgcGGGATTTAGCACGTGACCACGAGGGGCTATCGTGCGTTCCATCCAGGTCTCCTACACACAATATATAGCGTTCTCTTTCCACATCAAGGGCTGAACGGAGATCTCAATCTCACGAAGGCAATTGCAATGTCCTTTTCTTTTGTTAACTGCTCTACCTGATCACTGTTCTAGCGCGAATAGAGTGCGACGAGAAAGAAAACCGAGCTACCGGAAGAATCCAACAGCAAGCCGAACACATTCGGTAAAATGCACTCATCTACATAAAGCAGCAGATTTCACAAGTAGCATGACCAGGGAAATGTACATTACTCAGTGAAACAGCAGCTGAGTTTGATATGACGCGAGGCCAAACATAAACCCCAATTCAAATCCTTTTCCAACATTGTCACCGACCAACAAACCCAAGCTAATTATTCACTGCATGCATATAATGCGATTCGCCAAGTAGATGCGCAAGCCCACAGATTACTGAACCAAATGAGGTGCAAACTTAAGTGCCAAATGACCAAAATAACATATGACAAACTTAGAAACCCTGCTCGACCAGGTAGTCGCCGAGCCTCTCCACTATCATGTTGCATTGCCCTGGAGTCATTGGCTCATCATAGATACCAATGATCAAGGCTAGGGTCGTCTTCTTGACAGTGATGCCTCCAGTGCCCTGAAAGGAATGTGAAAACAACAGCGTAAATCAAAGAGCAATTCAAGTTTGTGGTTTTTACATGTTTACTGAGATCTGGGAGGAAAGTGTAACACTTCTtatatgaataggagataacaCTTCAGAGTAGATTGGAAAACCACTACAGTGACAGTCCAAGGATTCACTGCTAACAAATGGTGTGCCATGCTGCATGTTCATTTGCTTAGTTAATGGCTGCAACCCTAATTTAACGACAACAAACGGAACCGCAAAGACATTCAGCCTACAGAATAAATTACTGCCCACTTCATAATGAGATCTTAAATACATGCTACATAATAGGGCTTCTACATGCAAAAAACTAACATACTTCAGCAGTAATATCAATTATGCCCGAATTCATCATATAATAGACCACAACCATGAAAGCAACATGCTCAGCATCCAGGGCATCTTTGATACAGTATAGCTCCTTTGATACTTCTATAGGTTGATCCATATCATATATAAGAACTATGGTGTTGCATACATGAACTGAGTTTGTCTCTGGTAAATTCACACAAGCatacacaaaggtataaggcaTTGCAGATATAACAATCTGTTTCAAACCATACCTTCTTTCCTCGGATGACAACACCAGGTTCACCTTGGATCACCATGTATTTTGTGCCTCCAAGGAAAAGACCAGTTGGTGCAAGAGTACCAGGATCATCAAAGTCCTTCATGATGGCAGCAATCTCCTCAGGCTTGTACTGGAACAAGAAGCAGGAAACATGAACATGAGAGCACAGGGCTGGGAAAAAGTAGGTGGGTCAGAATGTGAACCCAAAGATGTAAAATTGACAACACTAAGACACTCTGTATATAAGGATACCATTGTAAATTCAGTCTCTGCTAGAATAACAAATCAATTGTACAAAGCATCACACAGCCCAAGTACATGACAACACCATGGTGAAGCCTACGGGGTGAGTATCGCGATACCTTGTTTCCAAATTACATGATTTTCCTTGGCAATGGAAGAGTCTACAAAGCCAGGGGCGAAGCTACGTGCACCATGGTAAAATAAAAATCTACTTGGGGATGACTCAATTTTACCATCTAAGGTGTAGTTTTCTTCTAAAAAGTAGAGTGTGCACGAGGGTCATTTTTAACGCGGCTTCGCCCCTATACAAAGCTGTGATCGAACATGCAATGCAAAACACCAATTTCCCAACTGAAAGCCGCTTTTGATTTTAATAAGTTGCACACACGAGAGGGGGCACTACAGCACTCAGCAGCAACTATATCATCATCTAACGAAAACTAAAAGTATGTGCTTCGGGTGGGTCACACTGTTGAGACTACGTAGACTGAAATTTATGCAGTGTGCAGTCTTTGGTGACCCTCTAGCAGCCACTCTCTGAAATTTCTCCAGGCTTCCTGTCGGACCATTTCGACTTCTGAGAATAGCATAATTTCATGAGTTGAAATTCTAATCGAGCGACCAACCGGATCATACTCACACGCCAGAGAACACGATCCTGCCATCCCTAAATCTACTATACACCCAACATCAAGCTTAAACTCAACTATATTCACATCAAACGCCCACAGAAACACCCGCGGCAACAACTATAGCGAGCAAGACTTGGATCCGCATCTCGCCTCAGCGACCAAGATCCGGACCCGCCCCGATCCGGCCGGTCCCCGCGGCAAGCGgatggcggcggaggcagaTCTAGAGTCGCGCGGATGCAGATCAGCGGCAGGGGCACGGAACAGAGCTCAACAAGCAGAGCGGCCAGGGGTGGGTAGGGGTGCTACCTGGGGGAAGTTCGGGGACTGCGCCCAGATGCTGCCGTCGTGGCCTACGATGGCGGCGGAAGTGAGTTGCTGGCCTTCGATCTCGCACATGAGGTGCTCGTCGACGTACGTCTGCCACGACATCTTGCTCCGGcactcttcctcctcctgctccGGCGACGACTTCGCTTCGCTGCTTCGGCTCGGGACTGCTTGGTTCGCACGCGGTCTCTCGGCTGgacggctgggctgggctgggtgGGGAATATATCGGTTGCGTGTGGGCGACTAGCGTGAGGGCGAGGCCGTGGAATGGAATGGAACCCTACTTTTCCTCCACTTTtcgttttttttttattttttacaaTTTATTTTGCTGCTTAAGTTTCTAAAAATGGGAAATGAACTTTTTGTGTTGGTGGGTAAGGTATAGGCGTGCTGGGCGTAAATTAGAATCTTGTATATTTTACATGTGAGTTGTGAAATAATTTTAGGTAGTCATTATTGATGAATGAGTCATAGAGATATAGACCGACAAAGAAATATAAACCATGTTATACTTGAGATGATTTAGCCGTTGGATTTGATGCAAGGTGTTATTCCTCCTCCAAACAAAGTTCTTATTTTCCATTATGTTTCTTTATTCCATCACTAAATCTAGGAATGAAAATGAACATGATCCCATCCCGCTGTCTACATTTATCTCACTCACTTTCGTAATTTGTGAAAAAATATAAAATGGGAAGAAAAGGACTAGTGTCTTTCCGAACACTTTTGTATATCCAGTATTTATGCCGGTATATCTTTTTTTACCACTTTGCTAACTTCCAAACCAAATACTGAATTGTGTCTATGTGATGTGAGTAAGTATATGTGTGCGCTTAACTATTCAAGTAAGAGTGGCTTGCCGCTCACTTAAGAGTTATAAACCGTGGTTATCATTATATCACGTTGGACACGTGGTGTGTTATGTTGACTAGTTATTACTTGTAGTTACTATTCTTGTTTTTTATGTGTCgtattcctttttttttcttttcgttCGTGTCGGTTACCTGTGTGTTTCCTTTCATATTTGTTCTTTCTATATCCTGTTTCCCGTCTTTATTTCCAGAACAAAAATGTGTAGATAAAAATAGGAGAGGTATTTTCTCGAATGCTTTTATTCATATTCCCCACTATAATCTTGTTTGTGTCATGCTATCTTTGCCAGTCCCCTACTACAAAAGAAATCGTCAACCCCCGTTCTACCGCCACTAATCAATATGATCCAGAGTCCCCACCGCCGACATTAGGTGATCTTTCCACCTCCCCGCTATTCTCCGCCTCTGCTAAGCTAGGCTAAACTTACAGCAACAATACAGAATACTATCCTGAAAGGACTTACAGTGACAATAGTACAGGGCTGAAAACTAAAATACAAAATCATAAGGTGTTACTTTTTATTTCGGTTGCTTGTTGAGACCTTTCTGTCATCTATCAATGACATCAGACGACTAATCCGCGGATCTATTCAATGTACGCCGTATTATTTTATCTTCAGATCCGATCAGGTGATCTGAAAATCGGATGGCGACTGGACGAACAGGTGGCCAAACGTGGCAGCCGCAGAGCTGGAGAAATCCAACTGAGTAGTTTCATAGTTCAAATTGACCCTTTAGTCGTGCTGCGCACTCAAATAATACCTTTTCTGAATACCAGTCCAGAACAAACTCTATAAACAAAACCAGGTGTTTCGACTGTGCATTTGTAAAACAATTCCACAGGGAATTGTTCAATTCAATTTTCAGCTGTCCTGCAACCATTTTGGCTCATATACAAAATCGTCAGAGGTCCAAACAATGAATTTCTCATGATGAATGTACATATCGTTTCAAAATAAAATGATGAAGTATACACAGGCAAAGTGGACGAATATGGACAAGGACAATTTTATGACTCCCGAAATATTATGCCGATGCCAGCTGCCGTCCTTACAGATCTGCACACCACTTCACTCATAAACTGGTCATGGGGAGAACATGCACGCACCTCGAACACCCAATGTCCAGTGATCATTCATCAGATCCGAGAAGGAAACAAACATGACAGCATCTTAATCATTGGCCTTGACGGGGTAGTCTTCTGGCAAGACAAGCTGGCATCCTCTGTAAGAGCCACTGGGGCATCAATGCCATCCAAATCTGCTTCTGTTACCGGTACGGCGTCCCCTGCTGGAGATGCTGTTGCGGAATTGCTTGTCACAGCAAGAACCTCAGCGTTCTTCTTGCTGAATTCTTGAACCACCTGCGACAATCAAATCCGGCTAGAATACATAAGAATTTTCGTTGAATAATGAGTTAAACTGTCTTGCACTCTTCTTCCACGCGAATAAGGTTTGCAGAGGCTTTCAGGACCTTCAAGAAACATTCAGAATCCCCAGCGATAACTCGGCATTACATCTATCTAATCAATGGGATTTATTTGGGTCCATTAGAAGTAATTTGGTCCCAGCTATATAAATTGGTGCATTATCACTCACCAGAAAAGAGTGGCTGAATGTCACAATCCAAACAGCTAGCAGATTGCA
The genomic region above belongs to Panicum hallii strain FIL2 chromosome 4, PHallii_v3.1, whole genome shotgun sequence and contains:
- the LOC112889906 gene encoding profilin LP04 — its product is MSWQTYVDEHLMCEIEGQQLTSAAIVGHDGSIWAQSPNFPQYKPEEIAAIMKDFDDPGTLAPTGLFLGGTKYMVIQGEPGVVIRGKKGTGGITVKKTTLALIIGIYDEPMTPGQCNMIVERLGDYLVEQGF